A single region of the Maylandia zebra isolate NMK-2024a linkage group LG17, Mzebra_GT3a, whole genome shotgun sequence genome encodes:
- the LOC112436284 gene encoding centrosomal protein of 170 kDa-like, producing the protein MLCPQHASPRSKKRRAAGKSPEDALGFLSRPVKMSVTSWFLVSSSGTRHRLPREMIFVGREDCELMLQSRSVDKQHAVINYNPTTDEHLVKDLGSLNGVSHTQHISTLS; encoded by the exons ATGCTCTGCCCGCAGCACGCCAGCCCCAGATCCAAGAAGCGAAGAGCAGCGGGGAAGAGCCCGGAG GATGCTCTGGGGTTTCTCAGCAGGCCTGTGAAGATGAGTGTGACATCATGGTTCCTGGTAAGCAGTTCGGGGACTCGACACCGCCTCCCCCGAGAGATGATTTTTGTGGGCCGAGAGGACTGCGAGCTGATGCTTCAG tctCGCAGTGTGGACAAACAGCACGCTGTCATCAACTACAACCCGACCACTGATGAACACCTGGTGAAGGACCTGGGCAGCCTCAATGGGGTGAGCCATACACAACATATCAGTACATTATCATAG